The Actinomycetota bacterium genome contains the following window.
GCGTTCCGCCGGATCGCTGCGTCCGCTGGTCTCGGGCGAACCAGACTGCATGACGTACGTCACGGATACGCAACCGCGCTCTTGGTCGGTGGAGTGCATCCCAAGATCGCATCGGAGGCCCTCGGGCATTCGTCCGTCGCGTTCACGCTCGACACGTATTCTCACGTCGTCGAAGGGCTCCAAGAGAAGGCCTCGGAGGCTATCCAAAGGGTGCTCGGCGAAACGACTGCCGGGAAATTGCCGGGAACTGGCGCCGCGAATTAGGCTGCCGAATGCAAAAGCCCTGCTCAGAGCGGTGGGCCGCCAGGGACTCGAACCCCGTCCGTCGGATTAAAAGTCCGATGCTCTGCCTGTTGAGCTAGCGGCCCGGTCCGCAGATGGTACCAAGCGCGCGCCTGCCCTGTTTCCGCAGGCAAAGGGCTATTGCGTAGGGGGAGTACCATTTCAGGCAAGGTCAAGCGCAGCGCGGGGGGAGCCATGCTCGCTATTGACGGTGGTCTGTTGTTGGTGCGTCTCATCCTCATCCTGTTTGCGGTGGGGGTGATAACAACTGCGTGGGCCGTTGTGGATGCGACGACGCGCCCGATCGAGCGTTTCCCATCGGGACACAAGGCTGGATGGATGATCGCGCTCGTCGTCCCGTCGATGGTCGGTTTGGGGTGGATCAGTTCCATCGCTTACTTCGCCACCATGCGGCGGAGGTCCGGGGGAATGCAGGTCCCCGGCGCCAGCGCGTAGCGGATTGGCGCACACGCCCTCGGGAGGTTTCAATAGGGCCTCCTAACGACTTCAAGGAGGGTGTGTGATGCCCGAGGCAGTCATCGTTGCAACCGCGCGCACGCCGATCGGCCGGGCCGGCAAAGGCTCACTGATCGACGTTCGCCCGGACGACTTGGGCGCTTTTGCGGTCAAGAAGGCGCTCGAGAAGATCCCGCAACTTGACCCGGCGGAGATTGAAGATGTCGTGGCCGGGTGCGGGTTCCCCGAGGAAGAGCAGGGGATGAACCTCGGTCGGCGCATAGCGTTGCTCGCGGGTTTGCCCGACAGCGTTCCCGGCACGACTGTGAACCGGTTCTGCGCGTCGAGTCTCCAGGCGATTCGCATGGCTTTCCACGCAATCAAGGCCGGAGAGGGCGATGTCTTTGTCGCTGCAGGCGCTGAGTCGATTTCGCGCGTACCGCAGTTGCCCCGCGACTTCGCCGCGTTCCACCCAGGTCAGGGCGGCACGACGTTCACCAGTGTCTACATGCCGATGGGCCACACGGCCGAGAAGGTTGCTCAGAAGTACAACGTCGCGCGCGAGGACATGGACGTGTTCGGCAAGCGTTCGCAAGACCGCGCCGTTGCGGCGCAAGAGCGTGGGTTCTTCGACTGGGAAATCAGCGAGTACACGAAGGTCGACGGCACCGTGGTGTCCAAGGACGACGGTCCGCGGGCCGGCACCACGCTCGAGAAGCTCGCTTCGCTGAAGCCGGCTTTCGGCGAGAACGGCACGATCACGGCCGGCAACGCATGTCCGTTGAACGACGGTGGCGCGGCGGCGATTGTGATGAGTGCGGAGCGCGCGGCGCAGCTCGGCATCACGCCGCTTGCTCGCATCGTTGCCAGCGCTGTATCGGGCATCGATCCCGAAATCATGGGCGTCGGTCCGATCGAAGCTGTTCGCAAGGTCTTGAAGGCAGCCGGACTCACGATCGACCAGATCGATCAGTTCGAGTTGAACGAAGCCTTCGCGGCGCAGGTGTTGCCGGTTTGCCGTGAGGTCGGCATCGACCCGTTCGGTGACCGCGTCAACCCCAACGGCGGCGCGATCGCGCTCGGACACCCGTACGGAGTAACCGGCGCGCGCATCATGGGCACGCTCATCAACGGCCTGCGGGAAACCGGCGGCCGTTACGGACTCGAGACCATGTGTGTCGGCGGCGGCCAGGGAATGGCCATGATCATCGAGCGGATCTCCTAGATCCGGCTCACGCGAACCGCGGCCCCCGGCGAAGCCGGGGGCCGCGCGCATTGCGCCGAGACGCTAGCGGTGAGGGGTGCGGGAAGGTAGCCTCGGTGTCACCTGTGGCTCAGCGACGTTCGTCCTCGCCCGACGGTGATTTCCCCACCGTCTTTAATCGCATCGTCGAGAACATAGAACAGGTCATTCAAGGCAAGGATGAGCAAATCCGGCTCGCACTGATGTGCTTGCTTGCCGAAGGGCACTTGCTCATTGAGGACGTTCCGGGCGTCGGTAAGACTTTATTGGCCAAAGCGATCGCGCGCACGATCGGTTGCGACTGGCGTCGCATTCAGTTCACGCCGGATTTGCTGCCGACGGACGTAACCGGCGCAACCGTCTACAACCAGGAGCGTCGTGAGTTCGAATTCAAGCCCGGCGCGGTGTTTGCCAGCGTCGTGCTCGGCGACGAGATCAATCGTGCGTCGCCCAAGACGCAGTCGGCTCTGTTGGAGGCGATGGAGGAGCGGCAGGTGACGGCCGACGGCGTGGCCTACAAACTGCCGGATCCGTTCATGGTCATCGCGACCCAGAACCCGATCGAACACGAAGGCACGTATCCGTTGCCGTTTGCGCAACTGGACCGATTCCTGATGCGGCTGTCGATCGGCTACCCCAGTCAGGCAGCCGAGATCGAAGTGTTGCACCGTCACGGTGAGCACTCGGCGCTCCTGGACGTGTCGGCGGTTTGTGACGCGGCGCTCATGCGTGCGATGACCGATGCGGCCAAGACCGTGCACGTCGCGGAGAGTGTGCATCACTACATCGTTGCGCTCGTCGCCGCGACGCGAGAGGCGCCGGAGCTTTCGTTGGGAGCCAGTCCGCGCGCAGCGCTCGGGCTGTTGCGCGCGGCGCGCGTGCATGCGGCGGCGCTGGGGCGCCGGTTCGCGACGCCCGACGACGTTAAGTTGCTCGCTTGCTCTGTGATCGAGCACCGGCTCGCAATCGCTCCGGAAGCGGAGATGAGTGGCCGCAGTGGGGGAAACATCCTGCGCGAGATTCTTGAGCGGGTTCCTGTGCCGATCGGGAGGTAGCGATGCCGACGCGCCGGGGCCGGGCGCTGCTCGTTGCCGGGGTGCTGTGTTACCCGCTCGCGCGCGCCACCGCCGTGCGGGAGTTGTACGCGATCTCGCTCGCGGCGCTGCTACTGCAGGGACTCGCATCGGCGTTCGTGGTTCGCGGGCGTCACCACATCACCTGCGCACGCGCGCTCGAACCGGCGCGTTCGTTTGCCGGCGGGACGTTGCGGTTGCGGTTGACGGCTACCAGCACGGGACGGATCTCCAGCCCTCCGCTCATGCTCGAAGACGATCTTCCGATCGAGTTGGGTGGCCCGGTGCGCGTTGCGATCCCCGGATTGCACCACGGACACGACATGAGCGTCGTTATCGAGCGGCGCGCGCGGGCGCGCGGGCGGCATGTGGTCGGACCGATGCGCGCGCGCCTGACCGATCCTTTTGGGTTGGCCTCGGTGGCCCGCGAGGTTGTCCCGGCGACGACGCTGGTGGTGTACCCGTACGTCGAGACGCTCGGCGAGCAGGAGCCGCCCGAGCGACGGGGAGGCAGCGGCCGGTTGCTCGCCTCGCGCCTGTCGGCGGCCGGCGACGAGATGTACGCCGTGCGCGGCTGGCAGGAGGGCGACGACCTGCGCAAGATCCACTGGCGATCTACCGCGCGCCGAAACGAGTTAATGATTCGCCAGGACGAAGTTCGTCCGCATCCGCGCGCGACGATTCTCGTCGACACGCGTGGGTCGG
Protein-coding sequences here:
- a CDS encoding MoxR family ATPase, translated to MAQRRSSSPDGDFPTVFNRIVENIEQVIQGKDEQIRLALMCLLAEGHLLIEDVPGVGKTLLAKAIARTIGCDWRRIQFTPDLLPTDVTGATVYNQERREFEFKPGAVFASVVLGDEINRASPKTQSALLEAMEERQVTADGVAYKLPDPFMVIATQNPIEHEGTYPLPFAQLDRFLMRLSIGYPSQAAEIEVLHRHGEHSALLDVSAVCDAALMRAMTDAAKTVHVAESVHHYIVALVAATREAPELSLGASPRAALGLLRAARVHAAALGRRFATPDDVKLLACSVIEHRLAIAPEAEMSGRSGGNILREILERVPVPIGR
- a CDS encoding acetyl-CoA C-acyltransferase; this translates as MPEAVIVATARTPIGRAGKGSLIDVRPDDLGAFAVKKALEKIPQLDPAEIEDVVAGCGFPEEEQGMNLGRRIALLAGLPDSVPGTTVNRFCASSLQAIRMAFHAIKAGEGDVFVAAGAESISRVPQLPRDFAAFHPGQGGTTFTSVYMPMGHTAEKVAQKYNVAREDMDVFGKRSQDRAVAAQERGFFDWEISEYTKVDGTVVSKDDGPRAGTTLEKLASLKPAFGENGTITAGNACPLNDGGAAAIVMSAERAAQLGITPLARIVASAVSGIDPEIMGVGPIEAVRKVLKAAGLTIDQIDQFELNEAFAAQVLPVCREVGIDPFGDRVNPNGGAIALGHPYGVTGARIMGTLINGLRETGGRYGLETMCVGGGQGMAMIIERIS
- a CDS encoding DUF58 domain-containing protein; protein product: MPTRRGRALLVAGVLCYPLARATAVRELYAISLAALLLQGLASAFVVRGRHHITCARALEPARSFAGGTLRLRLTATSTGRISSPPLMLEDDLPIELGGPVRVAIPGLHHGHDMSVVIERRARARGRHVVGPMRARLTDPFGLASVAREVVPATTLVVYPYVETLGEQEPPERRGGSGRLLASRLSAAGDEMYAVRGWQEGDDLRKIHWRSTARRNELMIRQDEVRPHPRATILVDTRGSVYPGGGGHVCLEWAISAAATLVWELARDGFALRVATADGPTGSVRWGREAADPLLTALAMARRSSRESPFGALRKLGTPPAVGGALVAIMPPPSPEVAVALAGLASSFNWCGAVLLDTLSFRQAQARERTLFDQRLAESQNLLGRAGWNVAVAGAADRFPTIWKTLLNAGVSHPSSRLRRS